AGGCGTCATAAATGAATTCCAGATTGAAACAGCGTAGAACACACCTATGGTTGCAAGCACCGGGGTAGATAACGGCAGGTAAACACGCGTCATGATCTGCCACTCGTTGGCCCCATCGATAAATGCAGATTCTTCTAGTTCACTCGGTATCGTATCTAGAAATGAGCGAGCGATGATTAATAAGAAGGTACTAAGTGCACCTGGTAAGATCATAATCCATCTTGAATTTACCAAGCCAAGCGCATTATTAACAATGTAGCTTGGAATGAGCCCAGCATCAAAAATCATACTAAATAGGAACAACAGCATGATAAAGTAACGACCTTTCAATCTTTTGCGCGATAATGCATAAGCAGTAACGAAGGTAAGCAAGATCGCTACCACTGTCCCTGTTACGGTATAGAAGATAGAATTGAATAATCCGCGCGTTATTCCTAATCGAGTATTACCTAGTACATATTTATAGGTTTCAATATTGAAATCGATAGGCCAGAGATAAACTTTACCACGAATAACCGGTACCCCATCGCTCAATGAGACAGATAATATATTCAGAAACGGATAAATACATATGAGAGCTAGCAAAATCAATAATGTGTTATTCACGATAGGGAACCATTCTATTTTCTTTCTGCTCATACGTACCTCCTAGAACAATCTGGTCTCAGAATATTTCTTAGATATAGAATTCGCACTAACAACCAGCACCATGGCTACCACGGATTGAAAGAGTCCTACAGCTGCCCCAAAACTGTAATTTGGAAATCCTTGCGATGCAAACGCCTGACGATAGACGAAGCTTTGGATAACATCAGCGGTTTCATAAATGCTTGGATTGTACATTAACAGGATTTTGTCCAGATCTACCGAAAGGATGTTTCCGATATTCAGAATGAACATGGTCACGATGATCGTCGATAAGGATGGAAGCGTGATATAGAACATTTTATGCCAGCGATTTGCGCCATCAATATCCGCTGCTTCGTATTGATGTGGATCTATTCCGGCAATTGCAGCTAAATAGATGATCGAGCCATAGCCGAAGGAATGCCATATCCCCATCCCAACATATAGACTGCGGAACCATCCAGGCTCAGCCATGAAGAAAATCGATTGTAGTCCCAACACATCAAGCAGTCTGTTCACTAGCCCTGTCTGCGGTGATAGTAAGGTGTATAGAATACTCACCATAACGGCTGATGAAATGAAATAGGGGAAGAAGCTAAGTGACTGTGTAAAGCGTTTAACTAATGCATTACGAACTTCATTCAAGAATAAAGCGAACAGGATCGGTATAGGAAATCCAAATAGTAAGCTGTATCCTGCGAGCAGTAACGTATTCTTGAGTAATACAAGGAAATACGGATCCTTGGCAAAGGTAATAAAATTATCTAACCCCACCCATTCGCTACCTGAAATCCCCAGAAATGTGTTGTAGTCCTGAAAAGCGATAACTAAACCGAAAAGCGGAGCAAGCTTGAACAGTACCAAATGAGCCAATCCAGGTAATAACAATACATACAGTAGCTTCGTATTCCATAGATGCTTAAGTAATCTACTACGAGCGGTATATGTCACCTGTTGCGTTTGTTTGAGCTCCATAGCGATACCTCCTCTATTTTTCTGTCACGGCATCATATGCAGCTTGGTCAATTTCTAAAATTTTGGAGTAACCTAAATCATCCATTTCCTTCATAAAGACATCCCATTCGCTCATTGAACGTTTACCCGTTACAAATTTAACTAGATTAGACATCAATGCTTCATTGACCTTAGCGGTAAAATTACTACGTTCTTTCAATTGATCCGTACTATAATTCAAGATAGGGAATGATTCCGTATATTTACTGAAATAATCACTGGCAAAAGATTTCGTGAAATCCGCGTTAAATTGATAGAATGCTTCATTATTAGCCGGTACCGGGAACGTCATACGATCTTGAAAGAAAGTCCAAGCACGTGTTCCAAGTGGTTTGGTAGATTCTTCTTCAAAATCCACTATGAACTCATTGTTGCCATCCGTATTTTTCTTGTAAGTCGTACCTTCAATACCCCAACCTAAGAACGTTTGTCCCTTATCGGTGTATAAATAATCAAGGAAATTCAAAATTGCTGGTGCTTTATCAGCCGATTTTGCATTAATGACAAAGGCTCGATCTAATTTGTATTCAGGAGCTGTTGGAAACTTGGATTGCACCCCAGAATCCGTGATGAACGGAGGCATCACATTCATCTTGAAATTCGGATCTGTCTTCTGACCACCATTCATCATAAACCAAGAAGGTCTAGTGTAGAATTCATTACTAATTGCTACATCGTTGTTCAGAACTTTTGTCTGCCAATTTTCTTCCTTCGCAAGTCCACTAATCCATTCCGGATCAACGAGCTTCTCATTATATAGTTGAATGTACCATTCAATTAATTTTTTGAAGCCTGGTGCCTTCAAATCACTGTTCTGACCAACATTGTACAGACCATGAACCTTACCTTCAGCATCAACGCGATCGTTTGCCTCAAATGCGGATTGATATCTCAGGAAGTTATCACGTCCGCCTAACGGATAAAAGTTCTTGTTATCCGGATAAGCTGCCTTCAGCTTTCTCAGCGCCTCTGTGAACTCATCAATGGTTTTCGGTAATTCACTTATACCCGCCTTCTGGAACATATCTTCACGATAGAAGGTTACAATGGATGTTTTCGGGGTTTGCGGAAGCAATGCATATATTTTCCCATCACTGCTTGTAATTAATTGCGTGTATTCAGGATGGTCATCCATATATTTCTTGATATTTGGCGCGTATTGCGTAATATAAGGCGTTAAATCGACAAAGGCTCCTTTGGTGCCGTAGACCTCTGCTTGGCTAAGCTGCACCATACCAACATCTGAGAATTTACCAGATCCGACCTTTAAATCGATATTCTTATAGTAAAGCTCACCATCTCCTCCATTAACAAATTCCACATTAGCGCCCGTCTCTTTCATTAATTCAGGCATCCACTTTAGATCGTTAATCCAGTTAACAAACTTACCAGGAAGTGTATAGCTAAATTCTGCTGCACCAACCTCCTGCTTTATCTCTGAATCTGTACCTTTTGCAGAATCAGTGCCTTTGTCCCCACACGCTGTTGTAAGTAGAACTAATCCTGCAAATGCTC
This window of the Paenibacillus sp. FSL R10-2734 genome carries:
- a CDS encoding carbohydrate ABC transporter permease, whose product is MSRKKIEWFPIVNNTLLILLALICIYPFLNILSVSLSDGVPVIRGKVYLWPIDFNIETYKYVLGNTRLGITRGLFNSIFYTVTGTVVAILLTFVTAYALSRKRLKGRYFIMLLFLFSMIFDAGLIPSYIVNNALGLVNSRWIMILPGALSTFLLIIARSFLDTIPSELEESAFIDGANEWQIMTRVYLPLSTPVLATIGVFYAVSIWNSFMTPLIYLQDQALHPLQLILYRLIIKPDGGTSFENLTVNGHQILPDNIEAATIFLAIFPILFVYPFAQKYFTKGMMLGSIKG
- a CDS encoding ABC transporter permease subunit gives rise to the protein MELKQTQQVTYTARSRLLKHLWNTKLLYVLLLPGLAHLVLFKLAPLFGLVIAFQDYNTFLGISGSEWVGLDNFITFAKDPYFLVLLKNTLLLAGYSLLFGFPIPILFALFLNEVRNALVKRFTQSLSFFPYFISSAVMVSILYTLLSPQTGLVNRLLDVLGLQSIFFMAEPGWFRSLYVGMGIWHSFGYGSIIYLAAIAGIDPHQYEAADIDGANRWHKMFYITLPSLSTIIVTMFILNIGNILSVDLDKILLMYNPSIYETADVIQSFVYRQAFASQGFPNYSFGAAVGLFQSVVAMVLVVSANSISKKYSETRLF
- a CDS encoding extracellular solute-binding protein, with product MSSKFNGLKFTRQVLCGAFAGLVLLTTACGDKGTDSAKGTDSEIKQEVGAAEFSYTLPGKFVNWINDLKWMPELMKETGANVEFVNGGDGELYYKNIDLKVGSGKFSDVGMVQLSQAEVYGTKGAFVDLTPYITQYAPNIKKYMDDHPEYTQLITSSDGKIYALLPQTPKTSIVTFYREDMFQKAGISELPKTIDEFTEALRKLKAAYPDNKNFYPLGGRDNFLRYQSAFEANDRVDAEGKVHGLYNVGQNSDLKAPGFKKLIEWYIQLYNEKLVDPEWISGLAKEENWQTKVLNNDVAISNEFYTRPSWFMMNGGQKTDPNFKMNVMPPFITDSGVQSKFPTAPEYKLDRAFVINAKSADKAPAILNFLDYLYTDKGQTFLGWGIEGTTYKKNTDGNNEFIVDFEEESTKPLGTRAWTFFQDRMTFPVPANNEAFYQFNADFTKSFASDYFSKYTESFPILNYSTDQLKERSNFTAKVNEALMSNLVKFVTGKRSMSEWDVFMKEMDDLGYSKILEIDQAAYDAVTEK